A genomic region of Alnus glutinosa chromosome 11, dhAlnGlut1.1, whole genome shotgun sequence contains the following coding sequences:
- the LOC133881700 gene encoding uncharacterized protein LOC133881700 — protein sequence MATDATAKFQNPEFRPVPQPPDFHPELAVSAHDGLHFWQFMIAGSIAGTVEHLAMFPVDTVKTHMQAMVSCPVKSVGVRQALRSILRSEGPAGLYRGIGAMGLGAGPAHAVYFSVYEVCKKYFSGGNPNNSAAHAVSGVFATVASDAVFTPMDMVKQRLQLSNSPYRGVLDCVKRVLKEEGFRAFYASYRTTVIMNAPFTAVHFTTYEATKRGLMEISPESASDERLAVHATAGAAAGALAAVVTTPLDVVKTQLQCQGVCGCDRYTNGSIGDVLQTIVRKDGYRGLMRGWVPRMLFHAPAAAICWSTYEAAKTFFQELNDSSKSGTGT from the exons ATGGCCACAGACGCCACAGCTAAGTTCCAAAACCCGGAATTTCGGCCTGTACCGCAGCCGCCAGACTTCCACCCGGAGTTGGCAGTGTCGGCCCACGACGGCCTCCACTTCTGGCAGTTCATGATTGCCGGTTCGATAGCCGGCACGGTCGAGCACTTGGCCATGTTCCCGGTCGACACTGTGAAGACCCATATGCAGGCTATGGTATCGTGCCCGGTCAAGTCGGTTGGCGTCCGGCAAGCCCTTCGGTCGATTTTGAGATCCGAGGGTCCCGCTGGGCTCTACAGGGGAATCGGCGCAATGGGTCTCGGGGCCGGACCGGCCCACGCCGTGTACTTTTCGGTCTACGAGGTGTGCAAGAAGTACTTCTCCGGGGGGAACCCGAATAACTCGGCGGCGCACGCAGTCTCGGGCGTGTTCGCGACGGTGGCGAGCGACGCCGTTTTCACGCCGATGGATATGGTGAAGCAGAGGCTTCAGCTGAGCAATAGCCCCTATCGGGGTGTCTTGGATTGCGTGAAGAGGGTGTTGAAAGAGGAGGGATTTAGAGCGTTCTATGCGTCGTATAGGACCACTGTGATCATGAACGCGCCGTTCACAGCCGTGCATTTTACGACATATGAGGCGACGAAGAGGGGGTTGATGGAGATCTCACCAGAGAGTGCTAGCGATGAGCGGTTGGCCGTGCACGCCACCGCTGGGGCCGCTGCCGGGGCTTTGGCTGCGGTTGTGACCACGCCCCTTGATGTTGTCAAGACCCAATTGCAGTGTCAG GGTGTATGCGGATGTGATAGATATACAAATGGCTCAATTGGGGATGTACTTCAAACAATAGTTAGAAAGGATGGATACAGAGGGCTCATGCGGGGATGGGTTCCACGGATGCTTTTTCATGCTCCTGCTGCAGCTATCTGCTGGTCTACATATGAAGCCGCAAAAACTTTCTTCCAAGAACTCAATGATAGCAGTAAAAGTGGCACCGGAACCTGA
- the LOC133881702 gene encoding uncharacterized protein LOC133881702 has translation MSMGRPKELQLVGKPEPSAGSKALVEYTPPVFKEEEEDLEIKLRRILENVPVRVSNTSGSSAGSGSGDFHQYRQMRRKEQDRLTRMDVDYQRRKELAEFNMRREERMKAAEERTAKKRSKRQKKKQRKKEKKSELNGGGEEHHKEESSDDEGDSDDGEEAAK, from the exons ATGTCGATGGGGAGGCCCAAGGAGCTTCAGTTGGTTGGCAAGCCGGAGCCGTCGGCTGGCTCGAAGGCGCTTGTCGAGTACACGCCGCCTGTATTcaaggaggaagaggaggaccTGGAGATCAAGCTCCGGCGGATCCTCGAGAACGTTCCAGTCCGCGTCAGCAATACCTCCGGTAGCTCCGCCGGCTCCGGCTCCGGAGACTTCCACCAG TATCGCCAGATGAGACGGAAAGAGCAAGATCGGCTTACTAGGATGGACGTTGACtaccaaagaagaaaagaactgGCTGAATTCAATATGAGAAGGGAGGAAAGAATGAAAGCTGCTGAGGAACGAACAGCGAAGAAGCGTTCCAAacgtcaaaagaaaaaacaaaggaaaaaggagaagaaaagtgAATTGAATGGAGGAGGAGAAGAGCATCATAAGGAAGAATCTTCGGATGATGAAGGGGATTCTGATGATGGTGAGGAGGCAgcaaaataa
- the LOC133880936 gene encoding reticulon-like protein B11 has product MESKPPRRINVHQALGGGSVADVLLWKNWYGGVVGLISATTLWCLFEVAGYNPLSFVANVLLLLVVILFFWAKSASLLNRPLPPIPDLEISEEFVAKAADAMQVWINPALSIARDIALGRNLKLFLKVAIGLWIVSFIGSLFNFITLVFIGVLVSLSVPVVYDKFQDHINEQLWVVLGILQVQYRKIDDNLLKKIPISFNKEKKTQ; this is encoded by the exons ATGGAATCGAAGCCTCCTCGTCGCATAAACGTTCATCAGGCCCTCGGCGGTGGCTCAG TTGCTGATGTGTTGCTGTGGAAGAATTGGTATGGAGGGGTTGTGGGGCTGATCTCTGCCACGACTCTGTGGTGCCTCTTCGAAGTGGCGGGCTATAACCCTCTATCGTTTGTGGCAAATGTTCTATTGCTCCTTGTTGTCATTCTCTTTTTCTGGGCAAAATCTGCTTCTCTTCTCAATAg GCCTCTTCCTCCCATTCCTGACTTGGAAATTTCTGAAGAGTTTGTTGCGAAGGCTGCTGATGCGATGCAAGTGTGGATCAATCCTGCATTGTCAATTGCACGTGACATTGCGCTTGGGAGGAATTTAAAACTTTTCCTTAAG GTTGCTATTGGCTTGTGGATAGTATCTTTTATAGGTAGTCTCTTCAACTTCATTACTCTGGTCTTTATCG GGGTTCTTGTTAGTCTTTCAGTTCCTGTGGTTTATGACAAGTTCCAGGACCACATTAATGAGCAGCTGTGGGTAGTGCTTGGAATCTTACAGGTGCAGTATAGGAAAATTGATGATAACCTTCTAAAAAAGATTCCAATATCTTTTAACAAGGAAAAGAAGACCCAGTAG